The Geobacter metallireducens GS-15 region CTGCTACGGCTACGACGCCACCCAGATGGAATTCCTCCCCGACGCCGTGGTTCACCCCGGCAGCCCCGACGAGGTTTCCGCGGTGCTGAAGCTGGCCAACCGAGAGCAGTTCCCGGTCTATCCCCGGGGGGCCGGCAGCGGCTTCACCGGCGGGGCGCTCCCCAAGGGGGGCGGTATTGTCCTCGTCGTCACGCGGCTTAACCGCATCCTCCGCATCGACACCGAGAACCTCATCGCCGAGGTGGAGCCCGGCGTAGTCACCGAGCAGTTCCAACTGGAGGTGGAAAAGCTGGGGCTCTTCTACCCGCCGGACCCCGCATCCCTCAAGTTCTCCACCCTGGGGGGAAACGTGGCCGAGAACGCCGGCGGTCCCCGCTGCGTGAAGTACGGTGTCACCCGGGACTTCGTCATGGGGCTCGAAGTGGTCCTTCCCTCCGGCGAGATCATCCGCACCGGGGGCGAGACCTACAAGGGGGTGGTGGGGTACGACCTAACCCGGCTCCTCTGCGGCTCCGAGGGGACCCTCGGCGTCATCACCAAGATCATCTTCAAGCTCCTGCCGTTGCCAGAGGCGAAGAAGACCATGATGACCATCTTCGACTCCATCGACGGCGCCGCCAAGGCGGTCTCCACCATCATCGGCAACAAGATCATCCCCACGACCCTGGAGTTCATGGATCACGCCACACTCCAGTGCGTGGAGAAGCGCTTCAACCTGGGGATTCCGGCCAGCGGCCGAGCCGTCCTCATTATCGAAGTGGACGGCGACCGGGACCTGATCGAGAAACAGGCGGCCCGCATCCAGGAATTGATCAAACCGCTGGGATTGGTTGAG contains the following coding sequences:
- a CDS encoding FAD-binding oxidoreductase codes for the protein MLDNRIIDELKTIVGADNVATDRQDLICYGYDATQMEFLPDAVVHPGSPDEVSAVLKLANREQFPVYPRGAGSGFTGGALPKGGGIVLVVTRLNRILRIDTENLIAEVEPGVVTEQFQLEVEKLGLFYPPDPASLKFSTLGGNVAENAGGPRCVKYGVTRDFVMGLEVVLPSGEIIRTGGETYKGVVGYDLTRLLCGSEGTLGVITKIIFKLLPLPEAKKTMMTIFDSIDGAAKAVSTIIGNKIIPTTLEFMDHATLQCVEKRFNLGIPASGRAVLIIEVDGDRDLIEKQAARIQELIKPLGLVECKIAKDAAESEALWKVRRLVSPSLRDVNPDKFNEDIVVPRSKVPDVIRVIEKIQQKYAIPIVNFGHAGDGNIHVNIMIDKSVAGQEEKAHEAIAEVFQAALDLNGTMSGEHGVGLAKQPYIHLELKPAQVATMQAIKKALDPNNILNPGKMFPV